A single region of the Aurantiacibacter sp. MUD11 genome encodes:
- the murD gene encoding UDP-N-acetylmuramoyl-L-alanine--D-glutamate ligase has product MITAKVFSGKKYCVLGLARSGMATVETLLASGAEVTAWDRREEPREELAGRAELADPLEIKLVGFDGIVVSPGVPLNTHPIAARAAAAGVPVIGDIELFALARPELPAHRVIGITGTNGKSTTTALTHHLLDQAGVPARLGGNIGLPVLGQQPLEAGGVYVFELSSYQIDLTRSLACDAAALINITPDHLDRYDDFAAYAFAKGRLFAMQGVDQFAVFGCEDAPTSAVQQAEAARRPEGNAVCVDAWAWEPHQQDWPSLQGPHNLQNAAIAAALAQRMGLTREQVLQGLASFGGLPHRMERMGSCNGVLFVNDSKATNPASTAPALAAYPPEGAGPRIHWICGGLAKEPTLNDCKPHFGNVACAYTIGEAGPMFADLLEPHVRVERCELMAEAVRRAVAAADCGDVILLSPACASFDQFRDYEARGETFRELAAQIGCNATPVECGFDARSAA; this is encoded by the coding sequence GTGATCACGGCAAAGGTCTTTTCCGGCAAGAAATACTGCGTGCTCGGGCTCGCCCGTTCCGGGATGGCCACGGTGGAAACGCTGCTGGCCAGCGGCGCCGAGGTGACGGCCTGGGACCGGCGCGAGGAACCGCGCGAGGAACTGGCAGGTCGCGCTGAGTTGGCGGACCCGCTGGAGATCAAACTGGTCGGGTTCGACGGGATTGTCGTCTCGCCCGGAGTGCCGCTCAACACCCATCCGATTGCCGCGCGCGCCGCCGCTGCCGGCGTGCCCGTGATCGGCGACATCGAGCTGTTCGCGCTTGCCCGGCCGGAACTGCCCGCGCACCGGGTGATCGGCATCACCGGCACCAACGGCAAGTCGACCACCACCGCCTTGACGCATCACCTGCTGGATCAGGCGGGCGTGCCTGCGCGCCTGGGCGGCAACATCGGCCTGCCCGTGCTGGGGCAGCAGCCGCTGGAAGCGGGCGGCGTCTACGTGTTCGAGCTGTCCAGCTACCAGATCGACCTCACGCGCTCGCTGGCCTGCGACGCGGCGGCGCTGATCAACATCACCCCCGACCACCTCGATCGCTATGACGATTTTGCCGCCTATGCTTTTGCCAAGGGGCGGCTGTTCGCGATGCAGGGTGTCGACCAGTTCGCCGTGTTCGGCTGCGAGGACGCGCCGACCAGCGCGGTGCAACAGGCCGAGGCGGCCCGGCGTCCGGAAGGCAATGCCGTCTGCGTCGATGCCTGGGCATGGGAGCCCCACCAGCAGGACTGGCCGAGCCTGCAAGGCCCGCACAACCTGCAGAACGCCGCCATCGCCGCCGCGCTGGCGCAGCGCATGGGCCTCACCCGCGAACAGGTGCTCCAGGGCCTCGCCAGCTTTGGCGGCCTGCCGCACCGGATGGAGCGGATGGGTAGCTGCAACGGCGTCCTCTTCGTCAACGACAGCAAGGCGACCAACCCGGCCTCCACCGCCCCGGCGCTGGCGGCCTATCCGCCCGAAGGCGCGGGGCCGCGCATCCACTGGATCTGCGGCGGACTGGCGAAAGAGCCGACACTGAACGACTGCAAGCCGCATTTCGGCAATGTCGCCTGCGCCTACACCATCGGCGAGGCCGGTCCGATGTTCGCCGACCTGCTGGAGCCGCACGTGCGGGTCGAACGCTGCGAGCTGATGGCCGAGGCGGTTCGCCGCGCAGTGGCCGCGGCCGACTGCGGGGACGTCATCCTGCTCAGCCCGGCTTGCGCCAGCTTCGACCAGTTCCGCGACTACGAGGCGCGCGGCGAGACCTTCCGCGAACTGGCCGCGCAGATCGGCTGCAACGCGACCCCCGTCGAATGCGGCTTCGATGCGAGGTCGGCGGCATGA
- a CDS encoding cell division protein FtsQ/DivIB — protein sequence MARKNTRKTQGVRRQARKAGTTRKVRSARNKGQSLLGRALALLPFTTEQVQRAFTVLILGGAVALAVFVAQVSGATTVAANQVAHMASNAGFKLRHVEPQGVERMNVNTIYEMAFGQQNLAMTRVDTEGLREDLLTLPWVKDARVSRQLPDVLVVNIIEREPHAVLRRADRLVLIDPSGVELEPISTSDAAEYLLIEGPGAQSQVEALERLLDAAPALKGRVTGAEWVGNRRWNLTFETDQRLALPEGSDRAAAALISFAQADGVHRLIGGEVVSFDMRNPPRMYMRVPGRAEQQELQLQQQDEPAEEAEEAEEAEEEGEA from the coding sequence ATGGCCAGGAAGAACACCCGCAAGACGCAGGGCGTACGGCGGCAGGCGCGCAAGGCCGGCACCACGCGGAAGGTCCGCTCGGCGCGCAACAAGGGCCAGTCGCTGCTGGGCCGTGCGTTGGCGCTGCTACCGTTTACCACCGAGCAGGTGCAGCGAGCCTTCACCGTGCTGATCCTGGGCGGGGCCGTGGCGCTGGCGGTATTCGTCGCGCAGGTTTCCGGCGCGACGACGGTCGCGGCCAATCAGGTGGCGCACATGGCCAGCAATGCCGGCTTCAAGCTACGCCACGTCGAACCGCAGGGCGTCGAGCGGATGAACGTCAACACCATCTACGAGATGGCGTTCGGCCAGCAGAATCTCGCCATGACGCGCGTCGATACCGAAGGACTGCGTGAAGACCTGCTGACCCTGCCGTGGGTGAAGGATGCCCGCGTCTCACGCCAGCTGCCCGACGTGCTGGTGGTCAACATCATCGAGCGCGAACCGCACGCCGTGCTGCGCCGCGCCGACCGGCTGGTGCTGATCGATCCTTCGGGCGTGGAGCTGGAACCGATCTCGACCAGCGATGCCGCCGAGTACCTGCTGATCGAGGGGCCGGGCGCACAATCGCAGGTGGAGGCACTGGAGCGCCTGCTCGACGCCGCGCCTGCCCTGAAGGGCCGCGTTACCGGCGCCGAATGGGTCGGCAACCGGCGCTGGAACCTGACCTTCGAGACGGACCAGCGGCTGGCGCTGCCCGAAGGGTCGGACCGGGCCGCCGCCGCGCTGATCAGTTTCGCTCAGGCCGATGGCGTGCACCGCCTGATCGGCGGCGAGGTGGTCAGCTTCGACATGCGCAACCCGCCGCGCATGTACATGCGCGTGCCGGGACGGGCCGAACAACAGGAGCTGCAGCTGCAACAACAGGATGAACCGGCGGAAGAGGCTGAAGAAGCCGAAGAAGCCGAAGAGGAAGGGGAAGCCTGA
- a CDS encoding D-alanine--D-alanine ligase: MPRLGSPHILVLMGGWANEREVSLMSGKGVADALESLGYRVTRLDMDRDVAAKIREAAPDVVFNALHGAPGEDGTVQGMLDLMGIPYTHAGLATSVIAIDKELTKHALVPHGIPMPGGRVVKSEELYEGDPVARPYVLKPVNEGSSVGVAIVTDDSDCGNPISRDAKGPWQDFKQLLAEPFIRGRELTTAVIDTGEGPRALGVTELIVASGFYDYENKYTEGRTQHIFPADLPPEIERLCLEYALQAHQRLGCEGVSRSDYRWDDERGEAGLFLLETNTQPGMTPLSLVPEQAKACGIEYPQLCELIVEDALRRAGKLG; this comes from the coding sequence ATGCCGCGTCTGGGATCCCCCCACATCCTCGTCCTGATGGGCGGCTGGGCCAATGAGCGCGAAGTCTCGCTCATGTCGGGCAAGGGCGTGGCCGATGCGCTGGAAAGCCTTGGCTACCGCGTGACGCGGCTCGACATGGACCGCGACGTGGCCGCGAAGATCCGCGAGGCCGCGCCGGACGTCGTGTTCAACGCGCTGCATGGCGCGCCGGGTGAGGATGGCACGGTGCAGGGCATGCTCGACCTGATGGGCATTCCCTATACCCACGCCGGGCTCGCCACCTCGGTCATCGCCATCGACAAGGAACTGACCAAGCACGCGCTGGTGCCGCACGGCATCCCTATGCCCGGTGGCCGCGTAGTGAAGTCGGAAGAACTCTACGAAGGCGATCCGGTCGCGCGGCCCTATGTGCTCAAGCCCGTGAACGAGGGCAGCAGCGTGGGCGTGGCCATCGTCACCGATGACAGCGATTGCGGCAATCCTATCAGCCGCGATGCCAAGGGGCCGTGGCAGGACTTCAAGCAGTTGCTCGCCGAACCCTTCATTCGCGGGCGTGAACTGACCACGGCGGTGATCGACACCGGTGAGGGGCCGCGCGCGCTCGGGGTGACCGAGCTGATCGTCGCCAGCGGGTTCTACGATTACGAGAACAAGTACACCGAGGGCCGGACGCAGCACATCTTCCCGGCGGACCTGCCGCCGGAGATCGAGCGGTTGTGCCTCGAATATGCCTTGCAGGCGCACCAGCGGCTGGGCTGCGAGGGCGTTTCGCGGTCGGACTATCGCTGGGATGACGAACGCGGCGAAGCAGGCCTGTTCCTGCTCGAAACCAACACCCAGCCGGGCATGACCCCGCTCAGCCTGGTGCCCGAACAGGCCAAGGCCTGCGGCATCGAATACCCGCAGCTGTGCGAGCTGATCGTCGAGGACGCGCTACGGCGCGCGGGGAAGCTGGGCTGA
- the murB gene encoding UDP-N-acetylmuramate dehydrogenase gives MVWFKSGGKADWLFEPADLDDLVSFMSKLEPGTPVMALGLGSNLIIRDGGVPGVVVRLGKPFSCVEVKRDCVLECGGGAPGILVASQARDAGIAGMEFLRGIPGTVGGFVRMNGGAYGREVADILVDCDVVLPGGNLVTLPVEDLEYSYRHSRLPDGAIVVAARFKGVPGDPAAIGAEMDRIAEEREKSQPLRTKTGGSTFKNPEGAKAWQLVDEAGCRGLKMGGAQVSEKHTNFLINTGDATSADIEGLGEEVRRRVAEKTGVTLEWEIQRVGRP, from the coding sequence ATGGTCTGGTTCAAGAGCGGCGGCAAGGCCGACTGGCTGTTCGAACCTGCCGACCTCGACGATCTCGTTTCCTTCATGTCGAAGCTGGAGCCCGGCACGCCGGTGATGGCGCTGGGTCTCGGCTCCAACCTCATCATCCGCGATGGCGGGGTTCCCGGCGTGGTCGTGCGGCTGGGCAAGCCGTTCTCCTGCGTCGAGGTGAAGCGCGATTGCGTGCTCGAATGCGGTGGCGGTGCGCCCGGCATCCTCGTCGCCTCGCAAGCGCGCGATGCGGGGATCGCGGGGATGGAATTCCTGCGCGGCATTCCCGGCACGGTCGGCGGCTTCGTGCGCATGAACGGCGGGGCCTATGGCCGCGAGGTGGCCGACATCCTGGTCGATTGCGACGTGGTCCTGCCCGGCGGCAACCTTGTTACCCTGCCGGTGGAAGACCTCGAATATTCCTATCGCCACTCGCGCCTGCCCGATGGCGCCATCGTGGTCGCCGCACGCTTCAAGGGCGTGCCCGGCGACCCGGCGGCAATCGGCGCGGAAATGGACCGGATCGCCGAAGAGCGCGAGAAATCGCAGCCGCTGCGTACCAAGACGGGCGGCTCCACGTTCAAGAATCCCGAAGGCGCAAAGGCCTGGCAACTGGTCGACGAGGCTGGGTGCCGCGGCCTGAAGATGGGCGGTGCGCAAGTGAGCGAGAAGCACACCAATTTCCTGATCAACACCGGCGATGCCACCAGCGCCGATATCGAGGGGCTGGGCGAAGAAGTTCGCCGCCGCGTGGCGGAGAAGACCGGTGTGACGCTGGAATGGGAAATCCAGCGCGTGGGGAGGCCGTAA
- the ftsA gene encoding cell division protein FtsA translates to MATGQQRIARVFGAVNIGSFRVSAIIAALTEGGEMQVLGSGHRASQGIKRGYVVDMAAATYAVRDALERAEKLAGTSVDSVWIGCSGAGLASEIRPVEIGIGGRRIEEEDIEALLVAARESLEPDGRTVLHAQPACYFLDGAHGVSNPKGLHADRLGVDVHVMLADGAPVRNLTEAVQNAHLDVEGVVASPLATGYACLTVEERDLGVALVELGGEVTNVSVYAGGMLVGLTAIPRGSGDITDAIASAFSVRRFQAERLKCVSGSAIASPTDHREMIPVANPSEDGAAPTGTPRQVPRAELISVITGELDMLMSDVAKALDAMGFTGSAPGSSARQVVITGGGAELAGLADYAQGVLGVPARIGKPAALRGLPEAHTTPGFATLTGLVLYAAEDPIDIRAIGSRFTRTSSYGPLTTLVRIWGAMREYF, encoded by the coding sequence ATGGCGACGGGACAACAGCGCATCGCCCGCGTATTCGGCGCGGTGAACATCGGTTCCTTCCGCGTGTCCGCGATCATCGCCGCGCTGACCGAAGGTGGCGAGATGCAGGTGCTGGGCAGTGGTCATCGCGCCAGCCAGGGCATCAAGCGCGGCTATGTGGTCGACATGGCCGCCGCCACCTATGCCGTGCGCGACGCGCTGGAGCGGGCCGAGAAGCTGGCCGGCACCAGTGTCGATTCCGTGTGGATCGGCTGTTCGGGCGCGGGCCTCGCCAGCGAAATCCGCCCGGTCGAGATCGGCATCGGCGGTCGCCGGATCGAGGAAGAGGACATCGAGGCGCTGCTGGTCGCCGCGCGCGAAAGCCTGGAGCCGGATGGCCGCACGGTGCTGCACGCGCAGCCGGCCTGTTATTTCCTCGATGGCGCGCACGGCGTCTCCAACCCCAAGGGCCTGCACGCGGACCGGCTGGGCGTGGACGTGCACGTGATGCTCGCCGACGGCGCACCGGTGCGAAACCTCACCGAGGCGGTGCAGAATGCCCACCTCGACGTCGAAGGCGTCGTCGCCTCTCCGCTCGCCACCGGGTATGCCTGCCTCACGGTCGAAGAACGCGATCTTGGTGTGGCGCTGGTGGAACTGGGCGGCGAAGTCACCAATGTTTCGGTCTATGCCGGTGGTATGCTGGTAGGGCTGACTGCCATCCCGCGCGGTTCGGGCGACATCACCGATGCCATCGCCTCGGCCTTTTCCGTCCGGCGCTTCCAGGCCGAGCGGCTGAAATGCGTTTCCGGATCGGCCATCGCCAGCCCGACGGACCATCGCGAGATGATTCCGGTCGCCAACCCCAGCGAGGACGGCGCCGCGCCTACGGGTACGCCGCGTCAGGTGCCGCGGGCCGAGCTGATCAGTGTCATCACCGGCGAGCTCGACATGCTGATGAGCGACGTTGCCAAGGCCCTGGATGCAATGGGCTTTACCGGCAGCGCACCGGGCTCCAGCGCGCGGCAGGTGGTCATTACCGGCGGCGGCGCGGAACTGGCGGGCCTGGCCGACTATGCGCAAGGCGTGCTCGGCGTGCCTGCCCGCATCGGCAAGCCGGCGGCGCTGCGCGGCTTGCCCGAAGCGCACACGACGCCCGGTTTCGCCACCCTGACGGGCCTCGTGCTTTATGCCGCCGAGGACCCGATCGACATCCGCGCCATCGGATCCCGGTTCACGCGTACGTCCAGCTATGGGCCGTTAACCACGCTGGTCCGTATCTGGGGCGCGATGCGCGAGTATTTCTAG
- the murC gene encoding UDP-N-acetylmuramate--L-alanine ligase: MKAIGTDIGTIHFVGIGGIGMSGIAEVMANLGYTVQGSDMAENARVQALRDSGIKVTIGHDAANLGDAAVVVTSTAVKRSNPEVAAALEARIPVVRRAEMLAELMRLKRTVAVAGTHGKTTTTSMVAALLDAGGVDPTVINGGIIESYGSNARLGDSEWMVVEADESDGSFLRLDGTIAVVTNIDPEHLDHYGDFEAVKDAFVQFIENVPFYGAAVLCIDHPEVQNVIAKVRDRRVITYGFSPHADVRAENIAPDGGTTRFDAVQTNRDGSELRIENIALPMPGRHNVQNACAAIAVALEMGCEPDTIREGFSRFGGVRRRFTHVGTIEPDIRVIDDYAHHPVEIRAVLSAARDAAKGRVIAVVQPHRFTRLRDLLEEFQGAFSDADLVYAAPVYTAGEDPIEGVDEHALVAGLKARGHRHAMPVTGPDDLAQRLAEELAPGDIVVCLGAGDITKWAAGLADEVAKYRAGDSA, encoded by the coding sequence ATGAAGGCCATCGGTACCGATATCGGCACCATCCATTTCGTCGGCATCGGCGGCATCGGCATGTCCGGCATTGCCGAAGTCATGGCCAACCTCGGCTACACGGTGCAGGGCAGCGACATGGCCGAGAACGCGCGTGTTCAGGCCTTGCGCGACAGCGGCATCAAGGTGACCATCGGCCACGACGCGGCCAACCTTGGTGATGCCGCCGTGGTTGTTACCTCGACAGCGGTGAAGCGGAGCAATCCCGAAGTCGCCGCCGCACTAGAAGCGCGCATCCCCGTGGTGCGCCGCGCGGAAATGCTGGCCGAACTCATGCGCCTGAAGCGCACGGTTGCCGTCGCCGGCACCCATGGCAAGACGACCACCACCAGCATGGTCGCCGCGCTGCTGGACGCGGGCGGGGTGGACCCGACCGTGATCAACGGCGGCATCATCGAAAGCTATGGTTCCAACGCGCGGCTGGGTGACAGCGAGTGGATGGTGGTGGAGGCCGACGAAAGCGACGGCTCCTTCCTCCGGCTCGACGGCACCATCGCGGTGGTCACCAATATCGATCCCGAACACCTCGATCACTACGGCGATTTCGAAGCGGTGAAGGACGCCTTCGTTCAGTTCATCGAAAACGTGCCTTTCTATGGTGCGGCGGTGCTGTGCATCGACCACCCGGAAGTCCAGAATGTCATCGCCAAGGTCCGCGACCGGCGCGTGATCACCTATGGCTTCAGCCCCCATGCCGACGTGCGGGCGGAAAACATCGCGCCTGACGGCGGCACCACGCGCTTCGACGCGGTGCAGACCAATCGCGACGGCAGCGAGCTGCGCATCGAGAATATCGCCCTGCCCATGCCCGGCCGCCACAACGTGCAGAATGCCTGCGCGGCAATTGCCGTGGCGCTGGAGATGGGTTGCGAACCCGACACGATCCGCGAGGGTTTCTCGCGCTTCGGCGGAGTGCGGCGGCGATTCACCCACGTCGGCACGATCGAGCCGGACATTCGCGTGATCGACGATTACGCGCACCACCCGGTCGAAATCCGCGCCGTGCTGTCCGCTGCGCGCGACGCCGCCAAGGGGCGCGTGATCGCCGTCGTGCAGCCGCACCGCTTCACCCGCCTTCGCGACCTGCTGGAGGAGTTTCAGGGCGCTTTCAGTGACGCTGACCTGGTTTACGCCGCCCCGGTCTATACTGCCGGTGAAGACCCGATCGAGGGCGTGGACGAACACGCGCTGGTCGCCGGACTGAAGGCACGCGGCCATCGCCATGCCATGCCGGTAACCGGCCCGGACGACCTTGCGCAGCGGCTAGCCGAGGAATTGGCACCCGGCGATATCGTCGTCTGCCTTGGTGCAGGCGATATCACCAAGTGGGCCGCGGGACTGGCCGACGAAGTTGCCAAATACCGTGCGGGAGACAGCGCATGA
- the murG gene encoding undecaprenyldiphospho-muramoylpentapeptide beta-N-acetylglucosaminyltransferase codes for MTAASSRHFVLAAGGTGGHLTPAFALAHELERRGHHVALITDERGAAIPGKPDFLPAHVLPAGRFGKNPLRWPGAIKSVMEGRRMSRQLYESFEPSAVVGFGGYPALPALLGAKAMDIPTVIHEQNAVLGRVNRLLAGRVNAIATSYPDVDRLKPKHLAKTHLVGNPVRPGVLSLRDEPFPAFTEDGLFRVLVTGGSQGARVLSEVVPDGLSMLAPALRARLQVTQQCRPEDLDAVRARYANHDIPAELATYFEDMAARLADAHLFIGRAGASTIAELTAVGRPAILVPLPIATDDHQAANVREVVKAGGARSIRQHGFTAKELAKQINAMAQRPETLANAAHAAWNCGRPDAAKDLADLVESFGGADMMDVIRVGSNNARGATQDVEAGQGAARERSE; via the coding sequence ATGACGGCGGCATCGTCTCGCCATTTCGTGCTGGCTGCCGGAGGCACCGGTGGTCACCTGACCCCTGCGTTCGCGCTGGCGCATGAGTTGGAGCGGCGTGGCCACCACGTCGCGCTGATCACCGACGAGCGCGGGGCGGCCATTCCCGGCAAGCCCGATTTCCTCCCCGCCCATGTCCTGCCCGCAGGGCGCTTCGGCAAGAACCCGCTGCGCTGGCCGGGCGCGATCAAGTCGGTGATGGAAGGCCGGCGCATGTCGCGCCAGCTGTACGAGAGCTTCGAGCCGAGCGCGGTGGTTGGTTTCGGCGGCTATCCCGCGCTGCCCGCGCTGCTAGGCGCGAAGGCGATGGATATTCCCACCGTCATCCACGAACAGAACGCCGTGCTGGGCCGGGTGAACCGCCTGCTGGCGGGCCGCGTCAACGCGATCGCCACGTCCTACCCCGATGTCGATCGGCTGAAGCCCAAGCACCTCGCGAAGACGCACTTGGTCGGCAACCCGGTGCGCCCCGGCGTGCTGAGCCTGCGCGACGAACCGTTCCCGGCTTTTACCGAGGATGGCCTGTTCCGCGTGCTGGTGACCGGTGGCAGCCAGGGTGCGCGGGTGCTTTCCGAAGTGGTGCCCGATGGCCTCTCGATGCTCGCGCCTGCCCTGCGTGCGCGCCTGCAGGTAACGCAGCAGTGCCGCCCGGAAGACCTTGACGCCGTGCGCGCGCGCTACGCCAATCACGACATTCCCGCCGAACTGGCCACCTATTTCGAGGACATGGCCGCGCGGCTCGCCGATGCGCACCTGTTCATCGGCCGTGCGGGAGCCTCGACCATTGCCGAACTGACGGCGGTCGGCCGTCCGGCGATCCTCGTACCGCTGCCGATTGCCACCGACGATCACCAGGCGGCTAATGTTCGCGAAGTGGTGAAGGCCGGCGGTGCGCGCTCGATCCGCCAACATGGCTTCACGGCCAAGGAACTGGCCAAGCAGATCAACGCCATGGCGCAGCGCCCGGAAACGCTGGCCAATGCGGCCCACGCGGCATGGAATTGCGGCCGCCCCGATGCGGCGAAGGACCTTGCCGACCTGGTCGAGAGCTTTGGCGGGGCGGACATGATGGACGTCATCCGCGTCGGCTCGAACAATGCCCGCGGTGCGACGCAGGACGTCGAAGCGGGGCAGGGCGCCGCGCGGGAGCGTTCCGAATGA
- a CDS encoding FtsW/RodA/SpoVE family cell cycle protein, which yields MSTSQLYIPRAGDKPKRPPNLPQDRKRELRIWWREIDRWLLFFVLLLMAVGTLSVAAASPASAHRLSTAEETLPDLYFFWAHIRWQALGLLVLVGTSLVPRELLRRGTIVFAGAMLVLLMLVPFIGYEVNGAKRWIRFGLGVQPSEFLKPAFAVTMAWILSWKLRDPKLPVIGISAGLVGFITVLMLAQPNLGGAILFIGAWLVMVMLAGLPLQRIGMLMGAGIAGMLLAYLTYDNARNRIDSFFGGPSAYDHVDLANRTLTGGGWTGSGFWLGENKMRLPEAHTDYIFSVIGEELGLIVCAIVVMLYLAIILRVLIRLVDEDRLFIILAASGLIALFGGQAFINILVNLQLFPSKGMTLPLVSYGGSSTIAQCFTMGLLLAVTRRNPFLAREPFDVRDALEKEDGQ from the coding sequence ATGAGCACTTCGCAGCTCTATATCCCGCGCGCCGGAGACAAGCCCAAGCGCCCGCCGAACCTGCCGCAGGATCGCAAGCGCGAACTGCGCATCTGGTGGCGCGAGATCGACCGCTGGCTGCTGTTCTTCGTGCTGCTGCTGATGGCGGTCGGCACGCTGTCCGTGGCGGCGGCCTCGCCGGCCAGTGCGCATCGCCTGTCGACGGCGGAGGAAACGCTGCCCGACCTGTATTTCTTCTGGGCGCATATCCGCTGGCAGGCTCTCGGCCTGCTGGTGCTGGTCGGCACCTCGCTGGTGCCGCGCGAACTGCTGCGGCGGGGCACGATCGTTTTCGCCGGGGCGATGCTGGTGCTGCTGATGCTGGTGCCCTTCATCGGCTACGAGGTGAACGGCGCGAAACGCTGGATCCGCTTCGGCCTGGGCGTGCAGCCGAGCGAGTTCCTGAAGCCCGCCTTCGCCGTGACCATGGCCTGGATCCTGTCGTGGAAACTGCGCGACCCCAAGCTGCCGGTGATCGGCATTTCCGCCGGGCTGGTGGGCTTCATCACCGTGCTGATGCTGGCGCAGCCCAACCTGGGCGGGGCGATCCTGTTCATCGGCGCATGGCTGGTGATGGTGATGCTGGCGGGCCTGCCGTTGCAGCGCATCGGCATGCTGATGGGCGCGGGGATAGCCGGCATGCTGCTGGCCTATCTCACCTACGACAACGCCCGGAACCGCATCGATTCCTTCTTCGGCGGACCCTCTGCCTACGATCACGTCGACCTTGCCAACCGCACGCTGACCGGCGGCGGCTGGACCGGCAGCGGCTTCTGGCTGGGCGAGAACAAGATGCGCCTGCCCGAAGCGCACACCGACTACATCTTCTCCGTCATCGGGGAAGAGCTGGGCCTGATCGTCTGCGCCATCGTGGTGATGCTCTACCTCGCGATCATCCTGCGCGTACTGATCCGGCTGGTGGACGAGGACCGGCTGTTCATCATCCTGGCCGCCAGCGGGCTGATCGCGCTGTTCGGCGGGCAGGCGTTCATCAATATTCTCGTCAACCTGCAGCTTTTCCCCAGCAAGGGCATGACTCTGCCGCTGGTGAGCTATGGTGGCTCCTCGACAATTGCGCAGTGTTTCACCATGGGGCTGCTGCTCGCGGTAACGCGGCGCAACCCCTTCCTCGCGCGCGAACCGTTCGACGTGCGCGATGCGCTGGAAAAGGAGGACGGGCAATGA